The DNA region AACTGAATCCAaactataatttcatttttctatcgAATGATATtgtctgtttcttttttctttacatATCATTTCAATATATCAATTGCTTTTGATATCCAAAtccaatgaaaaagaaaaaatcagtTAATCCAAATTAACTAACCAACTAAATAGCCAGCCATGTGCCCTCACTGTACAATCTTCTCTATCAAAGTATATACATTGTGGCAACCCATTAGACCACTCATCTGAAGCTGATCAGGTTATATGCCCCTAGAAGTAACAATCTTGCAGGGAACAAGAGCACCACAAGCAAATGCATGCACTGTGATGCAACAAGCCTGCTAAATCGTTTTAAGGATTCTTTACCGGTATGAAGGATGCCAGAAAATCTGAATTGGTATAGGCCTCCCAAGTTTGCTGACATGTGACCAGAATATATTCCATGCGGTAACACAAGAGGCCACCAAAACTTGCGACGATGCTCTCTCCTGGCCTTCCTGATCTGATTCAGCTCTTGGCGAATCACACTCCGCACAGATCTTAAATAAGAATTCATATCATGATCTCTGAAAATCGTTCCTTCAGAACCATATGCAGAGCGATCACTTAGGATCTCAAGTGGGTGTGGGGAATTAAAGAATACCAACTTTGCAGCCTGCAGCTGCTTCTCAGCATCACCAGTGTCCAACAATGGGCAGCTTAAAAAATATAACCCACTGCCAGAAGGAAGGAGGGGATGTTCAGGGGAAATTCTCTCATCCGGCTGTAGTATTAGAAGCTCCCCCATTGGAGCATATAATAGTTTCTGCAGTAAATGGTAGAGACATGTATAAGTCAGCTACTTGAAAAGTTGACTTACATGATTAACTTGAATATTATATAAGTTGAAACTTCTTTCTATGACACTAGAAATTATACCTGGTTATTTAGACAAGGATGATTACGGAATTTCCCATTAACAGCCTTCAGAAGCTCTGCAACATGATTAGGATAATTACAAGAGAAGGCCCGAGGGACTATATCTCTGTGCATTGTTATTGCCTGAACATGACTTCGTGGCAACCCAAGCTTGTGAAGAAGATGATCACCTCCGCACATGATAGACGGTGCACCGAATGTTATCACAGGAAGCAAGGAAGATGCTGGCACTTCACCCCGTATGAGCAACATAAGGTTTATAAGTAGTGACAAGCTACCCCCAAGAGAGTGTCCAGTGAAGCGGAATGTTGCAAGTTTGCCACAAGCCTTTAAGTGTGCATGAATTTCAGGCAACATCTGTTCATATATCCCTTTTGCAGCCTCATATATACCTCTATGCACAAGCACATCGAATTCCTAGAGAAAAATTGCATTTGTCAGTCCTTGTAAACATATCTAATTGATCCCTTTTTTTTCCATTCTATAAATTGCATGCATGAGAAACCCTTAATAGCATTCATCATATATTACCTAATACAACTTCATAAGAAAGCAAAGACATCTACCTCAAGCGTCTCAAATGTTGAGAATTcacaattcaattaaaaaattattaaataagatGAGAACAGCCAATTAATATTTAGCAAATATACAACATAAAAATTACCTCAAACTGACAAGGCTCAAAAAGTAAATTTGCCTGCCAGGATGCCAAAGATTCAGACCCctaaaccaaaaaagaaaaaaccaagtTCAAATAAGCGACCTTATGAAAAAAGTTTTGATGAGTGCTTCATATCATtagttagattaaattttagaataaactCATTCTGTGTTACCTGAATGACAAAGAACCTCGTACAACTTTGATCATCATCACAAATGAACCACTCACAGGGTGATGAACGTGTTGATTTCAAATCATCTGCAACAGCTTGCTTCACTTCCTCCTTTGCAGCAACCACAGCCGTCACTGAATCAGTGGTTGCCATGACAGAGGCTACCTCTGCATTCATCATATTAATATTGCCATCAGTTCTACTGCCTCTTTCTGATAAATTTGCACAAGCATCGGATTTTGAGGATTTGAATGGTAGAATGCTCTTTGTGTGAGAATGTAGATAAGAAGCAGCAGAGGCAGCTATTTGATAAGCAGTAGATGCACTGATTCGATAACCATTGTTTTTCTGTTCCTTGCCTTTGGCCTCATCCTCTGGCTTGCTTTCTGCTTCCTGCTTTTCAGAAGCCACCTGATTCTTCTCATGTTTCATTGCCAAATCTTTTTTCTCTATTGAAGAAGTCACATACCGTAGGCCACGATATTTGAGTAGATTTCCTGTCTGaccaaaaggaaataaaatacatattccATTCTGGTTAAGCATACCACGATAGTTGGTATGCACATTCAATGCATACCAAAGTCAGTTTACAGAAAATAGGGAATTGACAGATGAAATTccaatataatgataaaataaaggaTCACCccttcatatatttaaattatagacTGAGGATAACAGAGAAAACATTAATAGAGTTTGTATGACCAAAATGCATCAGAAACTGCTCAATCCCATCTATCAAACTGTAGAAATATCTATGTAATCAAAATCTTGCCTGATAAGGTACCCATTtcttcaacctttttttttccattGGACTTAACATGgtatttatatgtgtttataCTCATAGTTTGGAACCTCGTTAACAATTATCTCTTGAACCCCAGAATATACAAATTAACACAAGATCTTTCCTCCAGATCtaaagcaaattaaaattttttcataatacCGCAAGTTATTCATAGTGGAAACATAAAACATTaaagaaattgagaaaatttcaaagatataaacaatataagaaCTGAGAGCCAAACAGTTCGATTAGATTTCTTCAGAAAAGATCTACACCAGCTCTCAATGCTAAAGATCAGAAAACTACGGACTTTCAAACATGATTATAATGTAAACCATCCAGCAAAGACACTTCTACctcaaaaaggagaaaaaactaAATCATACCGTGATTTTTGGAATGCAATAAGCCAAGCTCCCCAAATATGACATTTGAGCATAGAGCTTGGCTTCAGTTAATGAAACCTTCCGTAGCAAACTTGAAAAAGATTCtttgtcaaactcaaactcttttTCGTCATCatcaattttacaaacttcacaTTCCTCCTCATCATCAGCTTCGTCATCGTCCATTTGACCATCCACCATAGCACCCTGTTCCTTCTCCAATCCTTCACGATGTCTCGTGTCTTCTCTGTCTTTCCAGAGAGACCTCACGTGCAGAATCTTCAACACCCAATTCCCACCACGCCCTTCCCTATACGATGTCTCCATTGTCGTTTCATTCTCGCAACAGACTTCAGCATTCGACTTATCTCCATTCTCCACCAAAACGGCGTCTTCTAATGCAATCCCTTTGTATCTTTTACTATTTCCATCACCTCCCCCCAGCCCCGGCCACAACGACTTGAAAGGatatccaaaaaaaaacaaCCTCGACGACATCGTTTTGTTAGGCAGCGTAGCCCCCGTTGATTTATCCACCCTGGACCTCCCAACCGCACTCATTTGTTGTGTTGCGTTTGAACGGACTTCAACGCCCCCGCCCACGGAGATCGACGGAGCTATTCCAGTGATCCCGCTTTTCAAGCACAAAGTATCCATATCTTTCGCTCTCTCTCCTGCTTCggtttatttgatatttattctcCTTATAAAATGTTATTGCTAGATGATCGGAAAGTGCTAATGTACGTACGTGTGCATCCGAAAATGTTGGCGTTAACGTGCACGCACACAATCTTTGAatcgttttcttcttcttcttattgtGGTTGCAGCTGCTTCTTTAATCCATTCTTTATAGGCTACTAACGAAAGCTATGGGAGCATTTGGAAGTAGCGGGTTTTGCCGTGCGTTTGCAACCAAACAggtccccgaccctaacggtaTTTATTTCCGGGAAATTCTGTCATTTCTCTTCAAATACATAGCTGAATATTTCAGAAACGGCATCGTTTtagataaagaaatattttttacgTGTGTCACA from Mangifera indica cultivar Alphonso chromosome 8, CATAS_Mindica_2.1, whole genome shotgun sequence includes:
- the LOC123222943 gene encoding phospholipase A1 PLIP2, chloroplastic-like, with translation MDTLCLKSGITGIAPSISVGGGVEVRSNATQQMSAVGRSRVDKSTGATLPNKTMSSRLFFFGYPFKSLWPGLGGGDGNSKRYKGIALEDAVLVENGDKSNAEVCCENETTMETSYREGRGGNWVLKILHVRSLWKDREDTRHREGLEKEQGAMVDGQMDDDEADDEEECEVCKIDDDEKEFEFDKESFSSLLRKVSLTEAKLYAQMSYLGSLAYCIPKITTGNLLKYRGLRYVTSSIEKKDLAMKHEKNQVASEKQEAESKPEDEAKGKEQKNNGYRISASTAYQIAASAASYLHSHTKSILPFKSSKSDACANLSERGSRTDGNINMMNAEVASVMATTDSVTAVVAAKEEVKQAVADDLKSTRSSPCEWFICDDDQSCTRFFVIQGSESLASWQANLLFEPCQFEEFDVLVHRGIYEAAKGIYEQMLPEIHAHLKACGKLATFRFTGHSLGGSLSLLINLMLLIRGEVPASSLLPVITFGAPSIMCGGDHLLHKLGLPRSHVQAITMHRDIVPRAFSCNYPNHVAELLKAVNGKFRNHPCLNNQKLLYAPMGELLILQPDERISPEHPLLPSGSGLYFLSCPLLDTGDAEKQLQAAKLVFFNSPHPLEILSDRSAYGSEGTIFRDHDMNSYLRSVRSVIRQELNQIRKARREHRRKFWWPLVLPHGIYSGHMSANLGGLYQFRFSGILHTGKESLKRFSRLVASQCMHLLVVLLFPARLLLLGAYNLISFR